A window of Pirellula sp. SH-Sr6A contains these coding sequences:
- a CDS encoding terminase gpA endonuclease subunit, whose translation MDTGVNEGLTDPDEIPAPPDEAITKPGDLWILGNHRLLCGDSSSPADLDRLLAGNAIHLCNTDPPYNVKVEPRSNNAIAAGLSSFSNDAASGKLKQGQGNAASFGVDHETGKPKHAATHKKLRPKDRPLANDFVSDGEFDRLLDAWFGNIARVLLPGRCFYIWGGYANLGNYPPFLSRHALYFSQSIVWDKQHPVLTRKDFMGAFELAFYGWKEGAGHKYYGPNNATDLWQVKKVNPQSMIHLTEKPVELAVRAMQYQFCRQSQFAGIVMPSHGRFVGASSQPFSEYKRKPGDRVGHNWRIPNVHGKRVVRHVVYDTNFWKTFVHARLAVAMGDRGCLSLFGDTPDTHRLLAEHLSAEYHVRTEGRGRIVDEWKQRPERGDNHWFDCVVGCAVAASMQGVSLPDAGNTIAKKQGRVSFAELQRRRGR comes from the coding sequence ATGGACACCGGAGTCAACGAGGGACTTACCGATCCCGATGAGATTCCCGCACCTCCCGATGAAGCGATCACGAAGCCAGGGGATCTTTGGATCCTTGGTAACCACCGGCTGCTCTGCGGAGACTCGTCATCGCCGGCAGACCTGGATCGGCTTTTGGCCGGCAATGCGATCCATCTCTGCAACACAGACCCGCCCTACAACGTGAAGGTGGAGCCTCGATCGAACAACGCGATCGCTGCCGGCTTATCCTCGTTCTCGAACGACGCTGCGTCAGGGAAACTCAAGCAGGGCCAAGGCAACGCCGCTTCGTTCGGTGTTGATCATGAGACGGGGAAACCAAAACATGCTGCAACGCATAAGAAGCTTCGGCCGAAGGATCGCCCCCTCGCGAATGACTTTGTCAGCGATGGCGAGTTCGATCGACTCCTCGATGCGTGGTTCGGTAACATCGCGCGCGTCTTGTTGCCGGGTCGATGCTTTTACATTTGGGGAGGTTACGCCAATCTTGGAAATTATCCCCCATTCCTAAGTCGCCACGCGCTGTACTTTAGCCAAAGCATCGTTTGGGATAAACAACACCCTGTTTTGACACGTAAAGATTTTATGGGGGCGTTTGAGCTTGCGTTCTACGGTTGGAAGGAAGGCGCGGGGCACAAATACTACGGGCCCAATAATGCGACCGACCTGTGGCAAGTGAAGAAGGTCAATCCGCAATCGATGATCCATCTCACCGAGAAGCCTGTCGAGCTAGCTGTGCGTGCCATGCAGTATCAGTTCTGTCGGCAAAGTCAGTTCGCCGGAATTGTCATGCCCAGCCACGGTCGATTCGTAGGAGCTTCCAGTCAGCCGTTTTCAGAATACAAACGAAAGCCTGGGGATCGTGTCGGCCACAACTGGCGAATTCCGAACGTCCATGGCAAGCGGGTGGTTCGACACGTTGTCTACGACACCAACTTCTGGAAGACATTTGTCCATGCTCGTTTGGCGGTCGCGATGGGAGATCGCGGTTGCCTATCGCTCTTTGGGGACACACCGGACACCCATCGGCTCTTGGCCGAACATTTGTCAGCTGAGTATCACGTTCGAACGGAAGGTCGCGGTCGGATTGTCGACGAATGGAAGCAAAGACCCGAGCGAGGTGACAACCATTGGTTCGATTGCGTTGTCGGATGTGCAGTTGCAGCATCAATGCAAGGCGTCTCTTTACCTGACGCAGGGAATACGATCGCCAAGAAGCAAGGTCGGGTGAGCTTCGCGGAGTTGCAAAGGAGACGTGGCCGATGA